In one Tessaracoccus palaemonis genomic region, the following are encoded:
- the gltX gene encoding glutamate--tRNA ligase — translation MTADVPARTRVAPSPTGDPHVGTAFMALFDLAWARRTGGQFVLRIEDTDQNRLVEGSEQQIYDSLEWLGLSPDEGPHVGGPYAPYRQSERLDTYRPFVDQLIADGHAYHCWCSAERLKELRAEQERNKLSTTGYDRLCYGKTREERAQLPGFSETPVVRMLIPDDVELEFTDVIRGSVKAPRPDDQVILKADGFPTYHLAVVVDDHLMGINTVVRGEEWISSTPKHVLLYRWLGWEQPAFAHMPLLRNTDKSKISKRKNPAARLMWFKEAGYLPEAVRNFLQLLGYAGDEEHEVSTFEEFVERFSWDKVNTTGPIFDLKKLDWLNGHYLRQLSADELADTIAAFASETGQWSEPTHRQLEILRAAVPIIQERLVLLKDALPQLDFLFAADAELVVEEDAVAGLNESAADVLEAAISVADHVPFDAAAIQAGLRERIVDGMGIKPKFAFAPIRVAISGRKVSPPLFESMEILGRESSLARLRALRSSLS, via the coding sequence ATGACTGCAGATGTTCCCGCGCGCACCCGAGTAGCCCCCTCGCCCACCGGAGACCCGCACGTCGGCACCGCCTTCATGGCGCTGTTCGACCTTGCCTGGGCCCGTAGGACCGGCGGCCAGTTCGTGCTCCGGATCGAGGACACCGATCAGAACCGCCTCGTCGAGGGCTCCGAGCAGCAGATCTACGACTCCCTCGAGTGGCTCGGCCTCAGCCCGGATGAAGGCCCGCACGTCGGCGGCCCCTACGCCCCCTACCGCCAGTCAGAGCGGCTGGACACCTACCGGCCCTTCGTCGACCAGCTGATCGCCGACGGCCACGCCTACCACTGCTGGTGCAGCGCCGAGCGGCTCAAGGAGCTGCGCGCCGAGCAGGAGCGGAACAAGCTGTCGACCACCGGCTACGACCGCCTCTGCTACGGGAAGACCCGCGAGGAGCGCGCTCAGCTGCCCGGCTTCAGCGAGACCCCCGTCGTGCGCATGCTCATCCCCGACGACGTCGAGCTCGAGTTCACCGACGTCATCCGCGGCTCGGTGAAGGCGCCGCGACCCGACGACCAGGTCATCCTCAAGGCCGACGGCTTCCCGACCTACCACCTGGCGGTCGTCGTCGACGACCACCTGATGGGCATCAACACCGTCGTGCGGGGAGAGGAGTGGATCTCCTCCACGCCCAAACACGTCCTCCTCTACCGGTGGCTCGGCTGGGAGCAGCCGGCCTTCGCACACATGCCGCTGCTGCGCAACACCGACAAGTCCAAGATCTCCAAGCGCAAGAACCCCGCCGCGCGGCTCATGTGGTTCAAGGAGGCGGGCTACCTGCCCGAGGCCGTGCGCAACTTCCTGCAGCTGCTCGGCTACGCCGGCGACGAGGAGCACGAGGTCTCGACGTTCGAGGAGTTCGTGGAGCGCTTCTCCTGGGACAAGGTCAACACCACGGGCCCGATCTTCGACCTGAAGAAGCTCGACTGGCTCAACGGCCACTACCTGCGCCAGCTGAGCGCCGACGAGCTCGCCGACACCATCGCCGCCTTCGCCTCCGAGACCGGTCAGTGGAGCGAGCCGACCCACCGCCAGCTCGAGATCCTCCGCGCGGCCGTCCCGATCATCCAGGAGCGCCTCGTCCTGCTGAAGGACGCGCTGCCCCAGCTCGACTTCCTCTTCGCGGCCGACGCCGAGCTGGTCGTCGAGGAGGACGCGGTGGCCGGCCTGAACGAGAGCGCCGCAGACGTGCTGGAGGCCGCCATCAGCGTCGCCGATCACGTGCCGTTCGACGCCGCCGCCATCCAGGCCGGGCTGCGCGAGCGCATCGTCGACGGCATGGGGATCAAGCCGAAGTTCGCGTTCGCGCCGATCCGCGTGGCCATCTCCGGCCGCAAGGTCTCCCCGCCGCTTTTCGAATCCATGGAGATCCTGGGCAGGGAGTCCTCGCTGGCCCGGCTGCGGGCGCTGCGCTCCAGCCTCAGCTGA
- a CDS encoding glutathione S-transferase family protein has translation MSDQQEHSTGGVYTVKGREFSRDSRYITTRIVAEPRPGTDDYPVEPGRYRLIAAFACPWANRAIIVRDLLGLQDVISMGNPGPTHDADSWTFDLDPGGVDPVLGIHRLKDAYERRFPGYPRGITVPAIVDERTGEVVTNNFPQITEDLFFEWKPFHRADAPDLWPADVRDEMEEVMHRVYTEVNNGVYRCGFAGSQEAYDAAYDRLFAALDWLEDRLATRRFLMGDAITEADVRLFTTLVRFDPVYHDHFKCNRQKLSEMPNLWGYARDLFQMPGFGENVRFDQIKQHYYIVHRDINPLGIVPKGPDLATWLSDPGRV, from the coding sequence ATGAGCGATCAGCAGGAGCACAGCACCGGCGGCGTCTACACGGTCAAGGGCCGGGAGTTCAGCCGCGACTCCCGCTACATCACCACCCGCATCGTCGCGGAGCCGCGCCCCGGCACTGACGACTACCCCGTCGAGCCCGGCCGCTACCGCCTCATCGCCGCCTTCGCGTGCCCCTGGGCCAACCGCGCCATCATCGTGCGTGACCTCCTCGGCCTGCAGGACGTCATCTCGATGGGCAACCCCGGCCCCACGCACGACGCGGATTCCTGGACCTTCGACCTCGACCCCGGCGGCGTCGACCCGGTGCTCGGCATCCACCGGCTCAAGGACGCCTATGAGAGGCGCTTCCCCGGCTACCCCCGCGGCATCACGGTCCCCGCGATCGTGGACGAGCGCACCGGAGAGGTGGTCACCAACAACTTCCCGCAGATCACCGAGGACCTGTTCTTCGAGTGGAAGCCGTTCCACCGGGCCGACGCCCCGGACCTGTGGCCGGCGGACGTCCGCGACGAGATGGAGGAGGTGATGCACCGCGTCTACACCGAGGTCAACAACGGCGTCTACCGGTGCGGCTTCGCCGGCTCGCAGGAGGCCTACGACGCGGCCTACGACCGCCTGTTCGCGGCGTTGGACTGGCTGGAGGACCGGCTCGCGACCCGCCGGTTCCTGATGGGTGACGCGATCACGGAGGCCGACGTCCGCCTCTTCACCACGTTGGTCCGCTTCGATCCCGTCTACCACGACCACTTCAAGTGCAACCGCCAGAAGCTGAGCGAGATGCCGAACCTGTGGGGCTATGCGAGGGACCTGTTCCAGATGCCCGGCTTCGGCGAGAACGTCCGCTTCGACCAGATCAAGCAGCACTACTACATCGTGCACCGCGACATCAATCCTCTGGGCATAGTGCCGAAGGGCCCGGATCTGGCCACCTGGCTAAGCGACCCGGGACGCGTCTGA
- the tuf gene encoding elongation factor Tu — protein MAKAKFERTKPHCNIGTIGHVDHGKTTLTAAITKVLHDRYPQWNAVSAFDQIDKAPEERQRGITISIAHVEYQTEKRHYAHVDCPGHADYVKNMITGAAQMDGAILVVAATDGPMAQTHEHILLARQVGVPAIVVALNKCDMIDEADADLIDLVEMELREILSAQEFDGDNLPIVRVAAFPALNGDEKWADSIMELMDAVDEYIPQPARDTEKPFLMPVEDVFTITGRGTVITGRIERGIVKTGETVDIVGIREDKQTTTVTGVEMFRKILDEGRAGENVGLLLRGTKKEDVERGMVVIKPGSTTPHTDFEASVYVLTKEEGGRHKPFFSNYSPQFYFRTTDVTGVVQLPAGTEMVMPGDNTEMTVHLNKPIAMEEQLKFAIREGGRTVGAGNVTKIIK, from the coding sequence GTGGCAAAGGCCAAGTTTGAGCGGACCAAGCCGCACTGCAACATCGGCACCATCGGACACGTCGACCACGGCAAGACCACTCTGACCGCGGCGATCACGAAGGTGCTTCACGATCGCTACCCGCAGTGGAACGCCGTCTCCGCGTTCGACCAGATCGACAAGGCGCCCGAAGAGCGTCAGCGCGGTATCACCATCTCGATCGCGCACGTCGAGTACCAGACCGAGAAGCGCCACTACGCTCACGTTGACTGCCCCGGCCACGCCGACTACGTCAAGAACATGATCACCGGTGCCGCTCAGATGGACGGCGCGATCCTCGTGGTCGCCGCCACCGACGGCCCGATGGCTCAGACCCACGAGCACATCCTCCTGGCCCGCCAGGTCGGCGTTCCCGCCATCGTCGTCGCCCTCAACAAGTGCGACATGATCGACGAGGCCGACGCCGACCTCATCGACCTGGTCGAGATGGAGCTCCGCGAGATCCTCTCCGCTCAGGAGTTCGACGGCGACAACCTCCCGATCGTCCGCGTCGCCGCCTTCCCGGCGCTGAACGGCGACGAGAAGTGGGCCGACTCGATCATGGAGCTCATGGACGCTGTCGACGAGTACATCCCGCAGCCCGCGCGTGACACCGAGAAGCCCTTCCTGATGCCCGTCGAGGACGTCTTCACGATCACCGGTCGTGGCACCGTCATCACGGGTCGTATCGAGCGCGGCATCGTCAAGACCGGCGAGACCGTCGACATCGTCGGCATCCGCGAGGACAAGCAGACCACCACCGTCACCGGTGTCGAGATGTTCCGCAAGATCCTCGACGAGGGTCGCGCTGGCGAGAACGTCGGCCTGCTGCTCCGTGGCACCAAGAAGGAGGACGTGGAGCGCGGCATGGTCGTCATCAAGCCCGGCTCGACCACGCCCCACACCGACTTCGAGGCCTCGGTCTACGTGCTCACCAAGGAGGAGGGTGGCCGTCACAAGCCGTTCTTCTCCAACTACTCGCCCCAGTTCTACTTCCGTACGACTGACGTGACCGGCGTCGTCCAGCTCCCCGCTGGCACCGAGATGGTCATGCCCGGCGACAACACCGAGATGACCGTTCACCTGAACAAGCCGATCGCCATGGAGGAGCAGCTCAAGTTTGCTATCCGTGAGGGCGGCCGCACCGTCGGTGCCGGCAACGTCACCAAGATCATCAAGTGA
- a CDS encoding glutamine--tRNA ligase/YqeY domain fusion protein, translating to MTAADLPSNFIYDAVSADVEQGQRGGRVQTRFPPEPNGFLHIGHAKAIVVDFGVADDFGGRCVLRLDDTNPETEETDFVDGIINDIAWLGYEPAEVRHASDYFAQLYLWAEELIGRGLAYVDDQTPEEISQGRGGFGRPGVESPFRDRTPADNLDLFRRMRAGEFPDGSRVLRAKIDMASENMQLRDPIMYRIRHAHHHRTGDEWPIYPTYDWAHGQSDALEGVTHSICTLEFESHRPLYDWFLRQLEVPDAPRQYEFARLEFTHTVTSKRRLAKLVADGIVDGWDDARMPTIGGLRRRGYPASAIRSFCREVGTTRTNSRQSMEALESYVRRELNETAQRRMAVLRPLKLTITNWPVDEAGLPVVEHFEVTNNPERPEDGTRQVPFTGQLWIEQDDFREVPPPKYFRLSIGREVRLRGAFFVTATDVVKDTEGNVVEVLATYDPATRGGDAPDGRRVKSTMHWVSLPHAVDATAALYERLFSAEVPGDATGEPLDDLNPNSRELLTGCKVEPALEEAAGGEVVQFERLGYFAVDPDEEMYFHRTVGLRDEWAAIQKRKG from the coding sequence ATGACTGCCGCGGACCTGCCTTCGAACTTCATCTACGACGCCGTGTCGGCGGACGTGGAGCAGGGTCAGCGGGGCGGCAGGGTGCAGACGAGGTTCCCACCCGAGCCCAACGGCTTCCTGCACATCGGCCACGCGAAGGCCATCGTCGTCGACTTCGGCGTGGCCGACGACTTCGGGGGGCGCTGCGTCCTGCGCCTCGACGACACCAACCCGGAGACCGAGGAGACGGACTTCGTCGACGGGATCATCAACGACATCGCCTGGCTGGGGTACGAACCCGCCGAGGTGCGCCACGCCTCCGACTACTTCGCGCAGCTGTACCTGTGGGCCGAGGAGCTGATCGGCCGCGGGCTCGCCTACGTCGACGACCAGACCCCGGAGGAGATCTCCCAGGGGCGCGGGGGGTTCGGACGGCCCGGCGTCGAGTCCCCGTTCCGCGACCGCACCCCCGCCGACAACCTCGACCTGTTCCGCCGCATGCGGGCGGGCGAGTTCCCCGACGGGTCGCGGGTGCTGCGCGCGAAGATCGACATGGCGTCGGAGAACATGCAGCTGCGTGACCCGATCATGTACCGCATCCGCCACGCCCACCACCACCGCACGGGCGACGAGTGGCCCATCTACCCCACCTACGACTGGGCGCACGGCCAGTCCGACGCGTTGGAGGGCGTGACGCACTCCATCTGCACGCTGGAGTTCGAGTCACACCGGCCGCTCTACGACTGGTTCCTGCGCCAGCTCGAGGTGCCCGACGCGCCCCGCCAGTACGAGTTCGCCCGCCTGGAGTTCACGCACACCGTCACGTCGAAGCGCCGGCTTGCCAAGCTGGTCGCCGACGGCATCGTCGACGGCTGGGACGACGCCCGGATGCCCACGATCGGCGGTCTGCGCCGCCGTGGCTACCCGGCCTCGGCGATCCGCTCCTTCTGCCGTGAGGTCGGCACCACGCGCACCAACTCGCGCCAGTCCATGGAGGCGCTCGAGTCCTACGTGCGTCGCGAACTCAACGAGACCGCGCAGCGCCGGATGGCTGTGCTGCGGCCCCTGAAGCTGACGATCACCAACTGGCCCGTCGACGAGGCCGGACTGCCCGTCGTCGAGCACTTCGAGGTGACCAACAACCCGGAGCGGCCCGAGGACGGCACCCGGCAGGTGCCCTTCACCGGGCAGCTGTGGATCGAGCAGGACGACTTCCGCGAGGTTCCCCCGCCGAAGTACTTCCGGCTGTCCATCGGCCGCGAGGTGCGGCTGCGCGGCGCGTTCTTCGTGACGGCCACCGACGTCGTGAAGGACACCGAGGGCAACGTCGTGGAGGTGCTCGCCACCTACGACCCGGCCACCCGCGGCGGCGACGCCCCCGACGGCAGGCGCGTGAAGTCGACCATGCACTGGGTCTCGCTCCCCCACGCCGTCGACGCGACGGCCGCGCTGTACGAGCGGCTGTTCAGCGCCGAGGTGCCGGGCGACGCCACCGGGGAGCCCCTCGACGACCTGAACCCGAACTCCCGCGAGCTGCTGACGGGATGCAAGGTCGAGCCGGCCCTGGAGGAGGCCGCGGGCGGCGAGGTCGTGCAGTTCGAGCGGCTCGGCTACTTCGCCGTCGACCCCGACGAGGAGATGTACTTCCACCGCACCGTCGGGCTGCGCGACGAGTGGGCGGCCATCCAGAAGCGCAAGGGCTGA
- a CDS encoding DUF4112 domain-containing protein, giving the protein MTSREIHAAQQEVERELRGPQPARLTTALTHVLEDLVPVPGTKLRVGIDPVLTLVPWAGTAIGSVFGSALLVDAVRLRMPLPVLLRMFANWLIDWLVGLLPYAGPLLDAAWRSNNRNLRLLRRTIDDREQVRHASVLYWISAVAILVGMMLLILLVPVLLIAWLTSLG; this is encoded by the coding sequence GTGACCAGTCGAGAGATCCATGCCGCGCAGCAGGAGGTGGAGCGGGAGCTCCGCGGGCCGCAGCCCGCCCGCCTGACGACGGCGCTCACGCACGTGCTGGAGGACCTCGTGCCGGTGCCGGGCACGAAGCTGCGCGTGGGGATCGACCCGGTGCTCACGCTGGTCCCCTGGGCAGGCACCGCCATCGGCTCGGTCTTCGGGTCCGCCCTCCTGGTCGACGCCGTGCGGCTGCGGATGCCGCTGCCGGTGCTGCTGCGGATGTTCGCCAACTGGCTGATCGACTGGCTGGTCGGCCTGCTGCCCTACGCGGGCCCGCTGCTGGACGCCGCCTGGCGGTCGAACAACCGGAATCTGCGGCTGCTGCGCCGGACGATCGACGACCGCGAACAGGTGCGCCACGCCTCCGTCCTGTACTGGATCAGCGCGGTGGCCATCCTCGTGGGGATGATGCTGCTGATCCTGCTGGTGCCCGTGCTGCTGATCGCGTGGCTGACGAGCCTCGGGTGA
- a CDS encoding NAD-dependent malic enzyme gives MPRRQYEVLPGSHGSRVRVQARGQDVLHDPRINRGTAFTHEERSALGLEGMLPVSITPLEAQEARALSRVRGARTMLDKFAYLQALRERNTVLFYRLLTDHIEEIMPIVYTPTIGEAIKEFSLWYQHMAGVFLSIDQVDRVEECLRNTGLTDGDVDILIVTDSEGILGIGDQGVGGIQICNGKKSLYTAAGGVDPDRMLAVVLDVGTDNLALLNDDLYMGLKKARVRDERYDEFVAAFVAAAGRVFPGAMIHWEDFGANNAHRLLHTYRDEICSFNDDIQGTAAVVASAVLAGVKAKHERLSEQRFVIHGAGTAGIGIADLLVDLMVKEGVTREEARTRFWMTSSRGLVTDDATLRFRDFQRPWARGVGELRDWELDQVGRYMLADIVRNTHPTVLIGTSGQPGSFSEAIVRDMAGYVERPIIMPLSNPTALAEATPAELLGWTDGRAMIATGSPFPAVTLGDVTYSIAQANNALVFPGIGLGVAVCKATRVTDAMIAASAEAVASLAQVRSPSDPLLPRINDLRHVSAAVAIAVARVAADESIASAPLTEPVQQVFDEMWQPVYPELILS, from the coding sequence ATGCCACGCCGCCAGTACGAAGTCCTGCCCGGCAGCCATGGATCCCGCGTGCGTGTCCAGGCCCGGGGCCAGGACGTCCTCCACGATCCCCGCATCAACCGGGGCACCGCCTTCACGCACGAGGAGCGGTCCGCCCTCGGCCTCGAGGGCATGCTGCCCGTCAGCATCACCCCCCTGGAGGCCCAGGAGGCGCGGGCGCTGAGCCGGGTCAGGGGCGCCCGGACGATGCTCGACAAGTTCGCCTACCTCCAGGCGCTGCGGGAACGCAACACCGTGCTGTTCTACCGGCTGCTCACCGACCACATCGAGGAGATCATGCCGATCGTCTACACGCCGACGATCGGCGAGGCGATCAAGGAGTTCAGCCTCTGGTATCAGCACATGGCAGGCGTGTTCCTGTCGATCGACCAGGTGGACCGCGTCGAGGAGTGCCTGCGCAACACGGGGCTGACCGACGGCGATGTCGACATCCTGATCGTGACGGACTCCGAGGGCATCCTCGGCATCGGCGACCAGGGCGTCGGCGGCATCCAGATCTGCAACGGCAAGAAGTCGCTGTACACCGCCGCGGGGGGTGTGGACCCCGACCGCATGCTGGCCGTCGTGCTCGACGTCGGCACGGACAACCTCGCGCTGCTCAACGACGACCTCTACATGGGGCTGAAGAAGGCCCGCGTGCGCGACGAGCGCTACGACGAGTTCGTCGCGGCCTTCGTCGCCGCCGCCGGCCGCGTGTTCCCCGGAGCCATGATCCACTGGGAGGACTTCGGCGCCAACAACGCGCACCGCCTCCTGCACACCTACCGCGACGAGATCTGCTCCTTCAACGACGACATCCAGGGCACCGCGGCCGTCGTCGCCAGCGCCGTGCTGGCCGGCGTGAAGGCCAAGCATGAGCGGCTGTCCGAGCAGCGCTTCGTGATCCACGGCGCCGGCACCGCGGGCATCGGCATCGCCGACCTGCTCGTCGACCTGATGGTCAAGGAGGGCGTGACCCGTGAGGAGGCCCGCACGCGCTTCTGGATGACGAGCAGCCGCGGGCTGGTCACCGACGACGCGACGCTCAGGTTCCGCGACTTCCAGCGGCCGTGGGCCCGCGGCGTCGGCGAGCTGCGCGACTGGGAGCTCGACCAGGTAGGCCGCTACATGCTGGCCGACATCGTCCGCAACACGCACCCGACCGTCCTGATCGGCACCTCCGGGCAGCCGGGCTCGTTCTCGGAGGCGATCGTCCGGGACATGGCCGGGTACGTCGAGCGGCCGATCATCATGCCCCTGTCGAACCCGACGGCGCTCGCGGAGGCCACCCCCGCGGAGCTGCTGGGCTGGACCGATGGTCGGGCGATGATCGCGACCGGTTCGCCGTTCCCCGCGGTGACGCTGGGTGACGTGACGTATTCGATCGCGCAGGCCAACAACGCCCTGGTGTTTCCCGGCATCGGGCTCGGCGTCGCCGTCTGCAAGGCGACGAGGGTCACCGACGCGATGATCGCCGCCTCGGCCGAGGCCGTGGCCTCGTTGGCCCAGGTGCGCTCCCCCTCCGACCCGCTGCTGCCCAGAATCAACGACCTGCGGCACGTGTCCGCGGCCGTCGCGATCGCCGTCGCGCGGGTCGCGGCCGACGAATCCATCGCGTCCGCGCCGCTCACCGAGCCCGTGCAACAGGTCTTCGACGAGATGTGGCAGCCCGTCTACCCGGAGCTGATCCTCAGCTGA